A single genomic interval of uncultured Desulfobulbus sp. harbors:
- a CDS encoding site-specific integrase, which translates to MPYRNYNKNKDKFPWLGQVVVNGKQRRKQFASKQAALKWEVEEKERWISEIQNTDLIRTVCLHDWATSYLDYAKARFSEKTYEEKRFAFREFFRSTSAQDNVDGLSANDVRLFLEKEAAQRSGNAANKQRKNLRAAWQWGIKFLGLPKDNPFDTVQRFAETRIERVVPTLDDFWRVYAVADVFQDKLMLLLCLHTGARRDEVFRLQWKDVDFARRKICLHTKKNELGEWKAAWLPLTADLEQLLREHKRTTGLLRYVFLNQCDEAPQKWVPYQFRQHWLKRLCNKANVKQFGFHGIRHLFASILASQNVPLVEIQKMLRHGSITTTARYIHSLDSGNREVLEVLPGLKDRTEAKQKNAVC; encoded by the coding sequence ATGCCATATCGAAACTACAACAAGAACAAAGACAAATTTCCGTGGTTGGGCCAGGTAGTGGTCAACGGGAAACAGAGACGCAAACAGTTTGCCAGCAAGCAAGCTGCTCTGAAATGGGAAGTGGAAGAAAAGGAACGATGGATCTCGGAGATTCAGAACACCGACCTGATCCGCACGGTTTGCTTGCATGATTGGGCGACGTCATATCTTGACTATGCAAAGGCCCGGTTCAGCGAAAAGACGTATGAAGAGAAGCGTTTTGCTTTTCGAGAATTCTTTCGATCCACCTCCGCACAAGATAACGTCGACGGTCTATCTGCAAATGATGTTCGGCTATTTCTTGAGAAAGAAGCTGCACAGAGATCTGGAAATGCTGCTAACAAACAGCGAAAGAATCTGAGAGCGGCCTGGCAGTGGGGCATCAAGTTCCTTGGTTTGCCCAAGGATAACCCGTTTGATACTGTTCAGCGATTCGCTGAAACCCGCATTGAACGAGTGGTCCCTACCCTTGACGATTTTTGGCGTGTTTATGCCGTAGCTGATGTCTTTCAGGATAAACTGATGTTGCTTTTGTGCCTCCATACCGGGGCGCGCCGCGATGAAGTTTTTCGGCTCCAGTGGAAAGACGTCGATTTTGCCCGCAGAAAAATTTGTCTTCACACCAAGAAAAACGAGCTTGGTGAATGGAAAGCTGCTTGGCTGCCATTAACCGCGGATCTGGAACAACTGCTTCGGGAGCATAAGCGAACAACCGGCCTACTTCGATACGTTTTTCTCAACCAATGTGATGAGGCTCCGCAAAAGTGGGTTCCTTATCAATTTCGGCAACACTGGCTAAAACGTCTTTGCAACAAGGCAAATGTAAAGCAATTTGGATTCCATGGCATCCGACACCTATTCGCCTCAATACTGGCGTCTCAAAATGTGCCGCTCGTGGAAATTCAGAAAATGCTTCGTCATGGAAGCATAACCACCACGGCCCGGTATATCCATTCTTTGGACTCTGGAAACCGTGAGGTTTTAGAAGTGCTGCCCGGCCTCAAGGATCGGACAGAAGCGAAACAGAAAAATGCGGTATGCTGA
- a CDS encoding helix-turn-helix transcriptional regulator, which yields MLVITEEKPGEGMTYQSPNNNGFQDRFRQIRKELQLSQKAMAEKLAVSLRTLQRYEDGTVSPDAVALERLSHLGVDLHWLITGLPFYRSCSHDRPGAVFFAFRSGQFNEIESLLEAKGVPLYALHQMMENHLLGIVYSLKYLNEKPF from the coding sequence ATGCTTGTCATAACTGAGGAAAAACCCGGCGAGGGGATGACGTACCAGTCACCGAACAACAATGGCTTTCAAGATCGGTTCCGCCAGATCCGGAAGGAATTGCAGCTGAGCCAAAAAGCTATGGCTGAAAAACTGGCTGTCAGCCTGAGAACCTTGCAACGGTATGAAGACGGTACGGTTTCCCCTGACGCCGTAGCCCTTGAACGCCTTTCCCACCTGGGTGTTGACCTTCATTGGCTGATCACCGGTTTGCCCTTCTATCGTTCATGCTCCCATGATCGCCCTGGGGCCGTCTTTTTTGCTTTCCGCTCCGGACAATTCAACGAAATCGAATCCCTGCTGGAGGCAAAGGGCGTTCCCCTCTATGCCCTCCATCAGATGATGGAAAACCATCTCCTCGGGATTGTCTACAGCCTGAAATACCTCAACGAAAAGCCGTTCTGA
- a CDS encoding phosphoadenosine phosphosulfate reductase family protein: MNNVISLSGGKDSTAMLHMMLDRGEQIHSAVFFDTGWEFPEMVKHIDLVEQKTGLKVVRLEPEEPFDYWMYEWEMKKKQAGNVGYGWPNHLNRWCTGLKTRQLDKRIKQIENAVVCVGIAADELHRVKSGNKRYPLIEYGVTEEQALEYCRKLGYTWGGLYDIFNRVSCWCCPLQSLPDLRSLRKYRPELWSQLLKMDTDIPTPNRGFNGYKTVADLEHRFSTEDKIKPFYNGKVSRRMLRFIKPHSQQNLFTLI, encoded by the coding sequence ATGAACAATGTTATTTCTCTTTCCGGCGGCAAAGATTCCACCGCCATGCTCCACATGATGCTTGATCGTGGCGAGCAGATCCACTCGGCAGTGTTCTTTGACACCGGTTGGGAATTTCCGGAAATGGTGAAGCATATCGATCTAGTTGAGCAGAAAACGGGGCTCAAGGTGGTGCGGTTGGAGCCCGAAGAACCGTTCGATTATTGGATGTATGAATGGGAGATGAAAAAGAAGCAGGCCGGGAATGTTGGGTATGGATGGCCAAATCATTTGAATCGATGGTGTACCGGACTGAAAACACGGCAGCTTGATAAGCGAATCAAGCAAATTGAAAATGCTGTTGTTTGCGTTGGAATTGCCGCCGACGAGCTGCACCGCGTTAAATCTGGAAATAAACGCTATCCCCTCATTGAATATGGAGTCACCGAAGAACAGGCACTCGAATACTGCCGGAAGCTCGGCTACACCTGGGGCGGACTCTACGATATTTTCAACCGTGTGTCCTGCTGGTGTTGCCCGCTGCAATCACTTCCGGATCTGCGCTCCCTCCGCAAGTACCGGCCCGAACTTTGGTCCCAGCTGCTCAAGATGGATACAGATATCCCCACTCCTAATCGAGGATTTAACGGTTACAAAACAGTTGCTGACCTTGAACACCGTTTTTCCACCGAAGATAAAATCAAGCCTTTCTATAACGGCAAGGTATCCCGCAGGATGCTGCGTTTTATCAAACCCCACTCTCAGCAAAATTTATTCACTCTTATTTAG
- a CDS encoding zonular occludens toxin domain-containing protein: MIIGFAGTPGSGKTYEAVKKITDNLQMGRVVYTNIDGMADPECLEMIKSYCGLSDLALCKQLHFLEDHQLADFWMHIEPGCLVVLDEVQKVFSSREWQTAKNNQFASWASTHRHNGFDVVLITQAVERVDSAVRSLLEWTYVFRKVNFFGGAIKKKYLCYAYGGDDTGGKPLSTNTRTYNEKIFHCYKSYVAKDVKELSIMQHVNVLKHPVFFAIPLVLAFTLYMLFSQSSLASGDLFGSKKVMTTHSKKNEHTSLPASTGTITPVVRNGQLVFTNRQGS; the protein is encoded by the coding sequence ATGATCATTGGATTTGCTGGTACGCCCGGTTCGGGCAAGACGTACGAAGCGGTGAAGAAGATCACCGACAACCTGCAGATGGGCCGGGTTGTCTATACCAATATAGACGGCATGGCAGATCCGGAGTGCCTGGAAATGATCAAGAGCTACTGCGGCCTCTCCGATCTGGCACTCTGCAAGCAACTTCATTTCCTTGAAGACCACCAATTGGCCGATTTCTGGATGCACATAGAGCCCGGCTGCCTGGTGGTTCTTGATGAGGTTCAGAAAGTCTTCTCTTCCCGCGAATGGCAAACCGCAAAGAACAATCAATTTGCCTCCTGGGCCTCCACTCACCGCCACAACGGCTTTGACGTGGTGCTGATCACCCAGGCCGTGGAACGTGTGGACTCTGCCGTTCGTTCCCTCTTGGAATGGACCTATGTTTTTCGCAAGGTCAACTTCTTCGGCGGTGCGATCAAGAAGAAGTACCTCTGCTATGCCTACGGCGGCGATGATACCGGCGGCAAGCCCCTCTCAACGAATACCCGGACCTATAACGAGAAAATTTTTCACTGCTACAAGTCTTACGTGGCCAAGGACGTGAAGGAACTCTCCATCATGCAGCACGTCAACGTGTTGAAGCATCCGGTGTTCTTTGCAATCCCGCTTGTCCTCGCCTTTACCCTCTACATGCTGTTCAGCCAATCAAGCCTGGCCAGCGGTGACCTCTTCGGCTCCAAAAAGGTCATGACCACCCATTCCAAGAAAAACGAGCATACTTCCTTACCAGCATCCACCGGCACCATTACCCCCGTGGTCCGTAATGGCCAACTCGTGTTCACCAACCGTCAAGGATCATGA